One Panicum virgatum strain AP13 chromosome 3N, P.virgatum_v5, whole genome shotgun sequence DNA segment encodes these proteins:
- the LOC120664487 gene encoding uncharacterized protein LOC120664487 — MAAATANAVNTVTGYLKSIEPLNGTNYPSWYKDVQVAIAVCEYDLALRQDKPAEPTDPNGDRTAIEKWERSDRMANMIIKNTITPAICGAIPDKDKDGNDLSAKAYLAKVEDNFKSSSKTYASTLIMKMLTSQYDGQSGIREHIMSMCVMANKLKTLDMAISYGFLVHFIMTSLPVQYSPFKISYNTQKATWSMAELISYCVEEEERQKAERMKDAVNMVSERFGRVSMSNTPKHQAESGSSRQHKRKFKGHKSKAVSHKKTSNERLCKFCKSPKHEQKDCHGFKEWLKNKGIQFDPNYKRGGAKSKSG; from the exons atggctgctgcaactgctaacgctg tgaacacTGTGACGGGCTACCTGAAGTCCATTGAGCCCCTAAATGGCACCAACTACCCAAGCTGGTATAAAGATGTTCAGGTGGCTATTGCTGTGTGCGAGTATGATCTTGCCTTACGTCAAGACAAGCCAGCAGAGCCCACTGATCCCAATGGTGATCGTACTGCCATTGAGAAGTGGGAGAGATCAGACAGGATGGCCAACATGATCATTAAGAACACGATCACTCCGGCCATCTGTGGTGCTATTCCTGATAAGGACAAGGATGGTAATGATCTGAGCGCCAAGGCATATCTTGCCAAGGTGGAGGATAACTTTAAGAGTTCTTCCAAGACTTATGCTAGCACCCTGATCATGAAGATGCTGACTTCACAGTATGATGGGCAAAGTGGAATCAGGGAGCACATTATGAGCATGTGTGTCATGGCAAATAAGCTGAAGACACTAGATATGGCTATCTCTTATGGTTTTCTGGTGCACTTCATCATGACTTCTCTGCCAGTACAGTACAGTCCCTTCAAAATAAGCTACAACACTCAGAAGGCGACTTGGAGCATGGCTGAGCTCATTAGCTACtgtgttgaggaagaagaaaggcagaaGGCTGAAAGGATGAAGGATGCTGTCAACATGGTCAGCGAGCGCTTTGGGCGTGTTAGCATGAGCAACACTCCTAAGCATCAGGCTGAGtctggcagcagcaggcagcataagagaaagtttaagggccataagagcaaggccgtgtcacataagaagacctctaatgagaggttgtgcaagttctgcaagtcacctaaacatgagcagaaggattgccatggatttaaggagtggcttaagaacaaag GTATTCAGTTCGATCCGAACTATAAGAGAGGGGGAGCGAAGTCTAAGAGTGGCTGA